In Hermetia illucens chromosome 1, iHerIll2.2.curated.20191125, whole genome shotgun sequence, one genomic interval encodes:
- the LOC119657596 gene encoding sorting nexin-32 isoform X1: MMDGTDESGSPQKEVSPTTTENAGTPTSQPAASTPVPLGDNSLVVDISDALSEKDKVKFTVHTRTTIPGYAKQDMYVVRQHEEFVWLHDRFEENEEYAGYIIPPCPPRPDFDASREKLQRLGEGEGNMTKEEFKKMKLELEAEYLATFKKTVAMHEVFLSRLAAHPVFRNDQHLKVFLEYDQDLCAKPRKKIDIFGGIVRSIGKTTDELYLGATVRDVNDFFENELQFLTEYHAHLKEAATRTEKMTNKHKEVADCHIKISANLMQLSTAERGSMEKFLAKTAEVFEKIRNMEGRVSSDQDLKLGDTLRYYQRDSHAAKALLVRRLRCLAAYEAANRNLEKARAKNKDVHAPLEVQEAETAQTQACEKFDSMSACGKEELVGFRARRVAAFKKSLIELADLETKHAKSQYEFLRQSLLSLQEIA; the protein is encoded by the exons ATGATG GATGGTACCGATGAAAGTGGAAGTCCCCAAAAGGAAGTATCACCGACAACAACTGAGAATGCAGGCACTCCAACGTCACAACCTGCCGCGAGTACTCCTGTGCCTTTGGGCGATAATAGCCTCGTAGTTGATATTTCAGATGCTCTTAGCGAAAAAGACAAGGTAAAATTCACCGTACACACACGTACGACGATTCCAGGATATGCAAAGCAAGATATGTACGTGGTCCGACAGCACGAAGAGTTTGTGTGGCTTCACGACCGATTCGAGGAAAACGAGGAATATGCGGGCTACATT ATTCCCCCATGCCCCCCGCGGCCTGATTTCGACGCATCCCGGGAAAAGCTACAACGTCTGGGAGAAGGCGAAGGAAACATGACAAAGGAAGAATTTAAGAAAATGAAACTCGAACTAGAAGC CGAATATCTAGCCACATTCAAGAAAACTGTTGCTATGCACGAAGTGTTCCTTTCCCGACTTGCCGCTCATCCTGTATTCCGAAACGATCAGCATTTGAAAGTGTTCCTAGAATACGACCAGGATCTATGCGCGAAACCCCGAAAGAAAATAGACATTTTTGGCGGAATCGTTCGTAGCATTGGGAAAACAACAGACGAACTGTATTTGGGTGCTACTGTCCGTGATGTGAATGATTTCTTCGAGAATGAACTGCAGTTTCTGACGGAATACCACGCGCATCTGAAGGAAGCCGCAACCCGCACCGAGAAGATGACTAACAAGCACAAGGAAGTGGCGGATTGTCATATCAAAATATCTGCAAATCTTATGCAGCTATCAACGGCCGAAAGGGGCAGCATGGAGAAGTTTTTAGCGAAAACGGCAGAAGTTTTTGAGAAAATCAGA AATATGGAAGGCCGCGTTTCCAGCGATCAAGATCTCAAGCTAGGCGACACCCTACGCTATTATCAGCGCGACAGTCACGCTGCTAAAGCTCTCCTGGTTCGACGTTTGAGGTGCTTAGCCGCCTACGAAGCGGCCAACCGTAATCTGGAGAAAGCTCGTGCCAAGAACAAAGACGTGCATGCG CCTTTGGAGGTTCAAGAG GCCGAAACAGCTCAAACACAAGCATGTGAAAAATTCGATTCTATGTCAGCGTGTGGAAAGGAGGAATTAGTCGGCTTCCGTGCCCGTCGTGTTGCTGCCTTTAAAAAGTC ACTTATTGAGTTGGCCGATCTCGAAACAAAACATGCAAAATCTCAATACGAATTTCTACGTCAATCTTTGTTATCACTACAAGAGATCGCATGA
- the LOC119657596 gene encoding sorting nexin-32 isoform X2 encodes MMDGTDESGSPQKEVSPTTTENAGTPTSQPAASTPVPLGDNSLVVDISDALSEKDKVKFTVHTRTTIPGYAKQDMYVVRQHEEFVWLHDRFEENEEYAGYIIPPCPPRPDFDASREKLQRLGEGEGNMTKEEFKKMKLELEAEYLATFKKTVAMHEVFLSRLAAHPVFRNDQHLKVFLEYDQDLCAKPRKKIDIFGGIVRSIGKTTDELYLGATVRDVNDFFENELQFLTEYHAHLKEAATRTEKMTNKHKEVADCHIKISANLMQLSTAERGSMEKFLAKTAEVFEKIRNMEGRVSSDQDLKLGDTLRYYQRDSHAAKALLVRRLRCLAAYEAANRNLEKARAKNKDVHAAETAQTQACEKFDSMSACGKEELVGFRARRVAAFKKSLIELADLETKHAKSQYEFLRQSLLSLQEIA; translated from the exons ATGATG GATGGTACCGATGAAAGTGGAAGTCCCCAAAAGGAAGTATCACCGACAACAACTGAGAATGCAGGCACTCCAACGTCACAACCTGCCGCGAGTACTCCTGTGCCTTTGGGCGATAATAGCCTCGTAGTTGATATTTCAGATGCTCTTAGCGAAAAAGACAAGGTAAAATTCACCGTACACACACGTACGACGATTCCAGGATATGCAAAGCAAGATATGTACGTGGTCCGACAGCACGAAGAGTTTGTGTGGCTTCACGACCGATTCGAGGAAAACGAGGAATATGCGGGCTACATT ATTCCCCCATGCCCCCCGCGGCCTGATTTCGACGCATCCCGGGAAAAGCTACAACGTCTGGGAGAAGGCGAAGGAAACATGACAAAGGAAGAATTTAAGAAAATGAAACTCGAACTAGAAGC CGAATATCTAGCCACATTCAAGAAAACTGTTGCTATGCACGAAGTGTTCCTTTCCCGACTTGCCGCTCATCCTGTATTCCGAAACGATCAGCATTTGAAAGTGTTCCTAGAATACGACCAGGATCTATGCGCGAAACCCCGAAAGAAAATAGACATTTTTGGCGGAATCGTTCGTAGCATTGGGAAAACAACAGACGAACTGTATTTGGGTGCTACTGTCCGTGATGTGAATGATTTCTTCGAGAATGAACTGCAGTTTCTGACGGAATACCACGCGCATCTGAAGGAAGCCGCAACCCGCACCGAGAAGATGACTAACAAGCACAAGGAAGTGGCGGATTGTCATATCAAAATATCTGCAAATCTTATGCAGCTATCAACGGCCGAAAGGGGCAGCATGGAGAAGTTTTTAGCGAAAACGGCAGAAGTTTTTGAGAAAATCAGA AATATGGAAGGCCGCGTTTCCAGCGATCAAGATCTCAAGCTAGGCGACACCCTACGCTATTATCAGCGCGACAGTCACGCTGCTAAAGCTCTCCTGGTTCGACGTTTGAGGTGCTTAGCCGCCTACGAAGCGGCCAACCGTAATCTGGAGAAAGCTCGTGCCAAGAACAAAGACGTGCATGCG GCCGAAACAGCTCAAACACAAGCATGTGAAAAATTCGATTCTATGTCAGCGTGTGGAAAGGAGGAATTAGTCGGCTTCCGTGCCCGTCGTGTTGCTGCCTTTAAAAAGTC ACTTATTGAGTTGGCCGATCTCGAAACAAAACATGCAAAATCTCAATACGAATTTCTACGTCAATCTTTGTTATCACTACAAGAGATCGCATGA